CATTCCCCCACCAACTCACCCGACCTGTCCGGATACCGACaaccgaacattggcgccgtctgtggggaatCGAACTAAATGGAAGTCGCGCTGGGTCCCGGAGACCAGGCCAGAGCAGCCGGAGCGGAGGGGGCAGCCTCCGTCGCCTCGTTAAGGGGGCGGCGGAGGTCCCCCCGACAACATACAGAACAGCACACGAGGGCACGACCCTTCGGGGGAACAGGCGGCGACAGCGCCAtaataatgcaggagctacgCCACAGGGTCCAGAACTTGGAGCAACAGTTGGCCGACCGGGAACGGGACGGACGAACCACCGATCCCAGCTACACCCCACCCCCCGAAAGCGAAGAGGAAGACTCACACCGAAGCCGGCCGCGGCGTACATCCGCATCCCGAACGGAAGCGGAGAGCACGCGGGAGGAGTCTCCTATCCCGAGAAGACGAAATGACACGATCATCTACTCCCGGGGTAGGCTAACCCGCCGAGCGGCTAGAGGTCGCGAAGACGAGGAAGGGAGATCTGAAAGAACACGACAACCTGTGATAATGGGCGCCACTCCATTCCACCGATCTATCCTCGAAGTCCGGTTGCCGAAACACttcgacaaaccaacggacatgaggtacgaCGGAACTCAAGACCCTCTAGAACACCTCACGGCCTTTTAGGCCAGGATGAATCTGGAGGGAGTGGGGGACGAGGTAAGATGCCGTGCCTTCCCGGTAACCTTAGCGGGGCCCGCGATCAGGTGGTTTAACGGCCTCCCGCAGGGATCCATCTACAGTTTCTCAGACATCAGCCGTGCATTCCTGGCCCAATTTACAACACGGATAGCGAAGGCAAAGCACCCTATCAATCTTCTAGGGGTAACCCAGAGACAAGGAGAACCGACCAGGAGGTACCTAGATCGGTTCAACGACGAATGCTTAGAAATCGACGGCCTAACCGATTCGGTGGCCAGTCTTTGCCTGACAAACGACCTCCTCAACGAGAACTTCCGAAAACATCTTACCACGAAACCGGTTTGGACAATGCATGAGATCCAGACGGTAGCCAAAGAGTACATAAACGACGAGGAGGTCAGCCGAGTTGTGGCCGCCAACAAGCGGCAACCCAGCTACAATCAAACCTGACAACAGGGCAATGGGGAAAGGCCAAAAGGACAAACCAGGGAAGAGGCGCTAAGCAAGGCACCAAGGACATTTCCCCGAGTCGGGAAATTCACCAACTACACTCCACTCGCTCTTCCCATCGTGGAAGTTTACCAACAAATAGCCGAGAAAGGAATCCTGCCGAAGCCCCGACCACTTAAGGACCGCACTGGAGGGAGCAAAAGCCTTTATTGTGACTACCACAAGGGTTACGGCCACCTAACGCAGGATTGTTTCGACCTGAAAGATGCATTGGAACAAGCGATAAGGGAAGGTAAACTAGCGGCCTTCTCCCACCTAATCAGGGAGCCAAGGAGGCGCTACCGCGACCAAGACGAAGAAGGCGAAACCCGTTCGGAAAAGAGGCGACAAGAGCCAGAAAGCGGAGAACACGGCCTCACTGTGATAAACGTAGTGACGGCCAAAAATGCCGCACCGAGATCCAGATCCGCACACAAGAAGGACGCAAAGATATTGTCGATCTCCTCCGCGCCGACGCGAAACTCTAAGAAGCCTCCATTCATCTCTTTCGGCCCAGACGACCAATGGTTCGACGACGTCCCGGAAAACCCACCCATGGTCATAACGGCCAGAGTAGGGACCGGCCTCGTCAAGCGCATCCTTGTTGACACGGGAGCAGATTCGAACATCATGTTCCGCAACGTGTTCGATGCGCTGGGATTAAAGGATGCCGATCTGACGACTCACCAACACGGGGTAATTGGACTGGGCGACCACTTCATCAAACCGGATGGAATAATATCCCTGCCAATCTCAGTAGGGCAATCCCAGGGCAGGAGATCGGCGATGGCCGAGTTTGTGATCCTCCGAGACTCCACCGCCTATAATATCATTCTGGGAAGAAAAATGATCAATGATTTCGAGGCCATAATCAACACAAAGCTGCTAGTCATGAAATTCGTTACCGACGACGGATCCATAGGGTCCATAAGGGGAGACCTTGAGACGGTGGTCGCTTGTGACAATGCCAGCCTCTCCCTCAGAAAGAAGTCCAAGGAGGCGTCCGGTGTGTTCCTAGCCGACCTGGATGCCAGAGTAGACGACAAGCCTAGACCGGAACCAGAAGGGGATCTGGAGAAGTTCAGAATCGGTGACGAAGAGGGAAGATTCACATTCGTTAACAAGAACCTCCCACACGAGTTGAAGGAGCCTTTGGTCGAAATGATAAGAGCCAACAGGGACTTGTTTGCCTGGACTCCagccgacatgccgggcatagacccaAAAATCATCTCGCATCATCTAGCCGTCAAGGCAGAAGCACGCCCGGTGGCCCAACGAAGGAGAAAGATGTCGGCGGAAAGAGCAGAGGAGGTGGCCAGGCAGACGGCCAGCCTCCTAGAAGCAGGCTTCATACGGGAAGTGGATTACTCGACATGGCTCTCGAATGTAGTATTGGTAAAAAAGCACAACggcaagtggagaatgtgcgtagACTATTCTGACCTTAACAAAGCATGTCCCAAAGATTGCTTCCCTCTCCCTAACATAGATGCACTCGTCGATGCTGCGGCGGGATACCGGTATCTAagtttcatggacgcctactccggttacaaccagataccgatgcaccgtCCAGACGAAGACAAGACGGCGTTCATAACGCCAGGGGGAACTTTCTGCTATAAGGCCATTCGGCCTAAAAAATGCGGGGGCAACATATCAGAGGCTGATGAACAGGATATTCCACGACCTCATAGGAAAGACAGTTGAagtctacgtggatgacatcCTCGCAAAAACAACACGACCTGACGACCTTTTGAACGACTTGGCGAGTGTATTCCCGTCCCTCCGACAACACGGTATGAGGCTGAATCCCCTCAAGTGTGCTTTCGCTATGGAGGCTGGAAAGTTCCTCGGATTCATGATAACCCAAAGAGGGGTAGAAGCCAACCCGGAGAAGTGCCAAGCGATACTCCAAATGAAGAGCCCAGGCAGTATCAAGGAAGTCCAAAGGTTGGCAGGTCGGCTGGCTTCATTGTCACGTTTTCTCGGAGCATCGGCAACAAAGGCCCTACCGTTCTTCAATCTCATGAAGAGAGGAATAGCGTTCGAATGGACACCCGCATGCGAGGAAGCCTTTCAACACTTTAAAGAAATCCTGGCGACACCACCTGTCCTCGGGAAGCCAAAAGAAGGGGAGCCATTATACCTGTACCTCGCCATAACAGGAGAAACCTTGGCCTCAGTTTTGGTACGAGAAGAAGGAAGGGCACAACAACCAGTCTATTTTGTCAGCAGGGCCTTACAAGGGGCAGAGTTGAGATATAACAAATTGGAGAAGTTAGCTCTGGCACTCCTGACCTCTTCGAGGAGATTAAAGCAATACTTCCAAAGCCACCAGATCGTCGTAAGAACGGATCAGGGGATCCGGCAAGTGCTCCAAAAACCCGACTTGGCGGGGAGAATGATGACCTGGTCGATTGAACTCTCTCAATACGACATACAATATGAACCCCGGCAAGCCATCAAAGCGCAGGCCATGGCAGATTTTCTAGTGGAAGTAGCGGGGGATCCAGTCGAAGACACGAACACACGGTGGAAACTCCATGTAGACGGAGCCTCCAACCAGACGTTCGGGGGTGCCGGGGTTACCCTGGAAAGCCCGGCTGGAGTCGTATACGAACAATCAATTAAGTTCGATTTTCCCGTTTCAAACAACCAAGCAGAGTATGAAGCCCTCATAAGAGGCTTAACCCTAGCAGCAGAAGTCGGGGCAACAAGGTTGGAGATATGCAGCGATTCGTAAATCGTCACCTCCCAAGTAAACGGAAGTTATCAAGCTAGGGACTCACTGCTACAGAAATACTTGGAAAAAGTCAAGGACTTGAGCCGAAAGTTTGAAGAAGTCACGATCCAGCACGTCCCGAGAGAAAAGAACACACGGGCAGATCTCTTGTCAAAGTTGGCTAGCACCAAACCGGGAGAGGGTAACCGGTCTCTAATCCAAGGAAAGTTGAAAGAGCCGGCAGTCACATTACACCTCTCGAAGCTAAGCCCCTCCTGGTTGGATCCCATTATCGACTTCTTAGAAAGCAGCAAGCTCCCCGACGACGAAAAAGATGCCAAAAAGCTAAGAAGGGAAGGCGCCAGATACGCCATCATCCAGGGTCAGCTTTTCAGGAAGGGATTCAATCATCCCCTACTGAAGTGTTTACACCCCGACCAGACGGACTACGTCCTCAGAGAAGTCCATGAAGGATGCTGCGGCCACCATATAAGAGGCAAAGCCTTAGCGAGGAAGCTAATCCGAGCTGGATATTACTGGCCATCGATGATGGCTGACTCCAAGGAGTTCGTTAAGAAGTGTGCCAAGTGCCAAGAAAATGCCAACTTCCATCGTGCACCCGCCTCCGAGCTCAACTTGCTAACGGCGTCTCGACCATTCTCGCAGTGGGGAGTCGACCTCCTAGGACCTTTTCCCGTCGGCCCGGGACAAGTCAAGTACCTCATAGTCGCTATCGACTACTAcacaaaatggatagaggccGAACCACTGGCCAGCATATCCTCGTCCAATTGCAGGAAATTTGGCCAGCATATCCTCGTCCAATTACAGGAAATTCATGTGGAGACAAGTCATAACACGATTTGGTATCCCGGAGGTCGTCATCTCGGACAATGGGACACAGTTCACCGACAAAaagttcacagaattcctcACCGGCCTGGGCATAAAGCAGAGATTCTCCTCGGTAGAGCACCTACAGACAAACGGGCAGGTCGAATCCGCAAATAAGGTCATCCTGCAAGGGCTCAAGAAGAGGCTGGATAGCAAGAAAGGTGCTTGGGCCGACGAGCTAGCCTCGGTCCTATGGTCCTACCGAACAACCGAACAATCCTCCACTAAAGAGACACCCTTCCGACTAACCTACGGGTCAGATGCAGTGATACCCGTAGAGATCGGAGAGCCGAGTCCACGATTACTCCTGAAGGGAGTAGACGAAGCCGTCGAGAAAGATCTGATAGAAGAAACCAGGGAAATGGCCCATCTGGCAGAAGCAACGCTAAAACAAAGAATGGCCTTACGCTACAACGCCAAAGCACTCAAAAGGATGTTCGAAGAAAACGACCTCGTTCTGAGGCGTAACGACATCGGCCCGTCCACCTCGGGAGAAGGCAAACTTACGGCGAACTGGGAAGGACCATATCGAGTCAAGGAGGTAGTCGGGAGAGGCGGAAGAGGAGCATACAAACTAGAAAGACTCAATGGCAAGGAGGTCCCGAGGACATGGAATGCGGATAACTTAAGGAGGTTTTATTCATAAGCCATCTATTTCGTAATAGCACTTCAGTGTCTTTGTTATAATGATTGAACCCGACCAATTCCTACATGCTATATTTGCCTATGTTATTTCCTAAACTCCTAACTTTCTACATGCTATATTTGCCTAtgttattttctaaattttaactCTCTGAGCAACCACTATGGGAATGACGATACGCGGCCTCGGGACTGATCACCTCGGGAGCCACTCAGTTCAAAAAGCTGTGAACAACCATAAACAAGAACGCACGCCATAAACGGCTAAAGTGAGTAAACGGAAACACGAAATAAGTCGACAGCAAATAAAACGAGAAACCGAACGTGCGGGAAAACGATCCCATAAACCCTTTAACAGGCACCAAGTCAATACGAAGtttcaacaaaaagaaaatatcaataatACAAACACTATTTTTTCGGCATATCGACAATCTTCCCGTCCTTGATGGTCTTGAATATACCAATTGCCGACACGTCGAAGTCCGGAGAGACGATCTTCACTTGAGCCTTGAGAGCATCTTCAGTAACGAAAATTGCGTTCTTGCCCTGCTCCTTAATCTCCTTATGCTTCCGCTTGAACAACTCGGCTTCCTCCCGAGCGACCTTGGCAGCCGCCGCCGCTTCGTCCCGCTCTTTCTCCAGAGCGGACACCCGGCTCTGTGCAGCACTCAATTGGCTCTTCAAGGTCATTTCCTGCTCCGTTAGACGGGATACAGAGGCATCGGCAGTCTTCAATTTCTCCTCTGCCGAAGCAGCCTTTTTCTCCGCAGCGTCAACCTTATTTCCCGCTTCAACCAGCTGATCCTGAAGCGTTTTAACTTGAGTTTTGTACTTATTATTGGCATCAACAGCGGACTCGAGCTTCCGACGAAGCGAGGCCATACCAGAGAGTTCGAACTCAGCCTTCCGGGCTATGGCCGCGCCGCGAAGGAGGGTGCGGTACATCCACCGAGCCTGCCCCGAGAGGTCGGTATCA
This sequence is a window from Arachis duranensis cultivar V14167 chromosome 2, aradu.V14167.gnm2.J7QH, whole genome shotgun sequence. Protein-coding genes within it:
- the LOC107473628 gene encoding uncharacterized protein LOC107473628; amino-acid sequence: MEAGKFLGFMITQRGVEANPEKCQAILQMKSPGSIKEVQRLAGRLASLSRFLGASATKALPFFNLMKRGIAFEWTPACEEAFQHFKEILATPPVLGKPKEGEPLYLYLAITGETLASVLVREEGRAQQPVYFVSRALQGAELRYNKLEKLALALLTSSRRLKQYFQSHQIVVRTDQGIRQVLQKPDLAGRMMTWSIELSQYDIQYEPRQAIKAQAMADFLVEVAGDPVEDTNTRWKLHVDGASNQTFGGAGVTLESPAGVVYEQSIKFDFPVSNNQAEYEALIRGLTLAAEVGKYLEKVKDLSRKFEEVTIQHVPREKNTRADLLSKLASTKPGEGNRSLIQGKLKEPAVTLHLSKLSPSWLDPIIDFLESSKLPDDEKDAKKLRREGARYAIIQGQLFRKGFNHPLLKCLHPDQTDYVLREVHEGCCGHHIRGKALARKLIRAGYYWPSMMADSKEFVKKCAKCQENANFHRAPASELNLLTASRPFSQWGVDLLGPFPVGPGQVKKFMWRQVITRFGIPEVVISDNGTQFTDKKFTEFLTGLGIKQRFSSVEHLQTNGQVESANKVILQGLKKRLDSKKGAWADELASVLWSYRTTEQSSTKETPFRLTYGSDAVIPVEIGEPSPRLLLKGVDEAVEKDLIEETREMAHLAEATLKQRMALRYNAKALKRMFEENDLVLRRNDIGPSTSGEGKLTANWEGPYRVKEVVGRGGRGAYKLERLNGKEVPRTWNADNLRRFYS